The proteins below come from a single Verrucomicrobiota bacterium genomic window:
- a CDS encoding PAS domain-containing protein has translation MENPPTTTLTNLQSDHDLLTCLLDHIPDRVYFKDREGRFIRVSRAEAQFLGATTPGEVIGKTDFDFFVPELAKVTWADEQRVMSTGQPMIGKVERKLHLDGRTGWALVAKIPLNDHAGELLGTCGISKDITALKETEAALQGANADLASKKLHLEETLAQLQATHEQLHEAQQRLIDYAKIESLARLAVAVAHEVRNPLAILAMGISYLSKQPAVVEDKESAVMLQDMSAAIQRAEVVMSALMDGAADSGTTINLAEVPVAVQNAVDIMKKRV, from the coding sequence ATGGAAAATCCTCCAACCACCACCCTGACAAACCTGCAATCAGACCACGATCTTTTGACCTGCCTGTTGGATCACATCCCGGATCGGGTCTATTTCAAGGATCGCGAAGGCCGCTTTATCCGGGTCAGCCGAGCCGAGGCGCAATTCTTGGGGGCGACCACTCCGGGGGAAGTGATTGGCAAAACGGACTTTGATTTTTTCGTACCCGAACTGGCCAAGGTCACTTGGGCGGATGAACAGCGCGTTATGAGCACGGGGCAGCCCATGATCGGAAAAGTTGAGCGGAAACTTCACTTGGACGGGCGCACCGGTTGGGCGCTGGTGGCCAAAATCCCCCTGAACGATCATGCTGGGGAGTTGCTGGGTACGTGCGGCATTTCCAAAGACATCACCGCCCTGAAGGAAACCGAGGCGGCGCTACAAGGGGCGAATGCGGACCTGGCGTCGAAAAAACTTCATTTGGAGGAAACCCTGGCGCAATTACAAGCTACCCACGAGCAACTCCATGAAGCCCAGCAACGCCTGATTGATTATGCCAAAATCGAATCGCTTGCCCGTCTGGCCGTTGCCGTGGCGCATGAAGTCCGTAATCCGCTGGCAATCCTGGCCATGGGGATCAGCTACCTTTCCAAACAACCCGCGGTGGTTGAGGATAAGGAGTCAGCGGTGATGCTTCAGGACATGAGTGCGGCCATCCAACGCGCCGAAGTTGTCATGAGTGCCCTGATGGATGGGGCGGCTGACAGCGGCACCACCATCAATCTGGCCGAGGTGCCAGTCGCCGTTCAAAACGCGGTGGACATCATGAAAAAACGGGTCTGA
- a CDS encoding NAD(P)/FAD-dependent oxidoreductase, giving the protein MSEPNEMYDLAVIGGGSAGYAATRTGVAAGLRTVILEGGAEVGGLCILRGCMPSKALLYASEVLHLCRNAATWGLRVEDASFNFARVMARKDAMIQEFAEYRRQQLASGKFTFLRAQARFTDPHTLELKDGQTIKARHFVIATGSVVAPPALPALNNLGYLTSDDVLALKQLPRSLIVLGGGAVAVEMAQFLSRFDVKVTLVQRSEHLLKEFDTDAATDLETVFRREGIELYTGTQLTGARRCGNLKEILFQHRGQTVRVAAEEILFAQGRAPNIAGLNLAAAGVSVAGGRIVTDAQMRTSAPHIFAAGDCTGPHEIVHIAIQQGEIAVHNIIQPAKPRQSDYRLLVSVVFTEPQVAQVGLTEKAAQAQRVPYLAAKYPFNDHGKSLLMEAKDGFVKLLANPTTGEILGGTCVGPQGGELIHEIVVAMYKRMTVHELTAVPHYHPTLAEIWTYPAEELAEQITL; this is encoded by the coding sequence ATGAGTGAACCGAATGAAATGTATGATCTGGCAGTGATTGGGGGCGGCAGCGCGGGTTATGCTGCCACCCGCACCGGTGTGGCGGCCGGGTTGCGCACCGTGATTTTGGAGGGTGGGGCCGAAGTGGGTGGGCTCTGTATCCTGCGCGGGTGCATGCCCAGCAAGGCGTTGCTGTACGCGTCGGAAGTGCTTCACCTTTGCCGGAACGCCGCCACGTGGGGGCTGCGCGTCGAGGATGCCAGCTTCAATTTTGCCCGGGTGATGGCGCGCAAAGACGCGATGATCCAGGAGTTCGCCGAGTATCGGCGGCAACAATTGGCTTCGGGCAAATTCACGTTTCTCCGCGCTCAGGCCCGGTTCACCGATCCGCACACGTTGGAACTCAAGGACGGGCAAACCATCAAAGCCAGGCACTTTGTGATCGCCACCGGTTCGGTGGTTGCGCCGCCCGCGTTGCCGGCGTTGAACAATCTCGGGTACCTGACCAGCGATGATGTGCTGGCGCTCAAACAGCTTCCCCGCTCGCTCATTGTTTTGGGTGGCGGTGCGGTGGCCGTCGAGATGGCGCAGTTCTTATCCCGGTTCGATGTGAAGGTGACGCTGGTGCAGCGCAGCGAGCATCTGCTCAAGGAATTCGACACTGATGCCGCCACGGATTTGGAAACGGTTTTCCGGCGTGAGGGGATCGAGTTGTACACCGGCACCCAACTCACCGGGGCGCGGCGTTGCGGAAATCTCAAGGAGATTCTCTTTCAGCATCGCGGGCAAACGGTGCGCGTTGCGGCCGAGGAAATCCTGTTCGCGCAAGGCCGGGCGCCGAACATCGCCGGCTTGAACTTGGCCGCTGCCGGAGTGTCCGTTGCGGGCGGCAGGATCGTGACTGATGCGCAGATGCGCACCAGTGCACCCCATATTTTTGCCGCCGGGGATTGCACGGGTCCCCATGAGATTGTGCATATTGCCATTCAGCAGGGCGAAATCGCGGTACACAATATCATTCAACCGGCCAAGCCGCGCCAAAGCGACTACCGGTTGCTCGTCAGCGTGGTGTTCACCGAACCACAAGTCGCCCAGGTGGGTTTAACGGAGAAAGCCGCCCAGGCGCAGAGGGTGCCGTATCTGGCGGCCAAGTATCCGTTCAACGATCACGGCAAGTCACTGCTCATGGAGGCCAAGGATGGCTTTGTGAAGTTGCTTGCCAATCCGACCACCGGCGAAATCCTCGGCGGCACCTGCGTGGGGCCGCAGGGGGGCGAACTCATCCACGAAATTGTTGTCGCGATGTACAAACGCATGACGGTGCATGAGTTGACAGCCGTGCCGCATTATCATCCCACCCTGGCTGAAATCTGGACCTACCCGGCGGAAGAGTTGGCGGAGCAAATTACGCTGTAA
- the recG gene encoding ATP-dependent DNA helicase RecG: MDRRAGLTYSRRVSGANPSEFALSTPLNRLYGVGAERCAQLARLGLLTLEDLFLHAPRRYEDRRHCTPIADLQADECAVVRGTIVACGVKYWSKRTRSLFELVLEDGTRRLHCQWYNCDFLERVYARGQELAVYGKVSGVRPFTMRHPEVEILDPGEEPSLHMNRIVPVYPLTEGLPQRWLRSLVWRNLQAFGRLIVEPHPGSLPEGFVSRLEAVRRLQFPDTLAEPDTARRRLAFDEFLELQLRMLTRRRNLQANAPGLVCRGDNRWIKPFLGGLSFKLTEAQTRVLREIRADLGGPHPMRRLLQGDVGSGKTVVAACAALMALESGCSVALMAPTEILAEQHWRNFQRWFDALGITVHLRTGSRKTETECGPTARSAAPALYVGTHALITEGVELENLGLVIIDEQHKFGVTQREALVRKGIYPHLLVMTATPIPRTLGLTLYGDLDVSVIDELPMGRGVIKTFVRTPDTLPKVWEFIRQKLATGRQAYVVYPRVEEGDLKSGAKAVREEYETLVRVLAPWKVGLLYGRLRPEEKEKVMADFRANQVQVLLATSVIEVGVDVPNATMMLVENAEQFGLAQLHQLRGRIGRGAHDSYCILVASRATDAALARLRVLADTTDGFRIAEADLALRGPGELLGQEQSGVPTFKFGDLRRDLPLIELARETAKRILTA, translated from the coding sequence AATCCATCAGAGTTTGCGTTGAGCACGCCGTTGAATAGGCTGTATGGCGTGGGCGCGGAGCGTTGCGCGCAATTGGCCCGGCTGGGACTTCTCACGTTGGAGGATTTGTTTTTGCACGCTCCCCGGCGGTATGAGGATCGCCGGCATTGCACGCCGATCGCGGATTTGCAGGCGGATGAATGCGCGGTGGTGCGCGGCACGATTGTCGCGTGCGGGGTGAAGTATTGGAGCAAACGCACGCGTTCGCTGTTTGAATTGGTGCTGGAGGATGGCACGCGGCGGCTGCATTGCCAGTGGTATAATTGTGATTTCCTGGAACGGGTGTACGCGCGGGGGCAGGAGCTGGCGGTGTACGGCAAAGTCTCCGGGGTGCGCCCGTTCACGATGCGGCATCCGGAGGTGGAAATCCTTGATCCGGGGGAAGAGCCGTCGCTGCACATGAACCGGATTGTTCCGGTGTATCCACTGACGGAGGGTTTGCCGCAACGCTGGCTGCGGTCCCTGGTCTGGCGCAATTTGCAGGCGTTTGGGCGGCTAATTGTGGAGCCGCATCCCGGCAGTCTGCCCGAAGGTTTTGTTTCGCGCCTGGAAGCGGTGCGGCGGCTGCAGTTCCCGGACACGTTGGCGGAGCCGGATACCGCGCGGCGCCGGCTGGCGTTCGATGAGTTCCTGGAACTGCAACTGCGGATGTTGACGCGCCGGAGGAATTTGCAGGCGAACGCGCCCGGCCTGGTGTGCCGCGGGGATAATCGGTGGATCAAGCCGTTCCTGGGCGGGTTGAGTTTCAAGCTGACGGAGGCGCAGACGCGGGTGCTGCGGGAAATCCGGGCGGATCTGGGCGGACCGCATCCCATGCGCCGGTTATTGCAGGGGGATGTGGGTTCCGGCAAAACCGTGGTGGCCGCCTGCGCGGCGTTGATGGCGTTGGAAAGCGGTTGCAGCGTCGCGTTGATGGCGCCGACGGAGATTCTCGCGGAACAGCATTGGCGCAATTTCCAACGGTGGTTCGACGCGCTGGGGATCACGGTGCATTTGCGCACCGGCAGCCGGAAAACGGAAACGGAATGCGGGCCAACGGCGCGGTCGGCGGCACCCGCGTTGTATGTGGGCACGCACGCGCTCATTACCGAGGGGGTTGAGCTGGAGAATCTCGGGCTGGTGATCATTGATGAGCAGCACAAGTTCGGCGTCACGCAGCGGGAGGCGCTGGTGCGCAAGGGAATTTACCCGCATCTGCTGGTCATGACCGCCACGCCCATCCCGCGCACGCTGGGGCTGACGTTATACGGCGATTTGGATGTGTCAGTAATTGACGAATTGCCCATGGGCCGCGGTGTGATCAAGACATTTGTGCGCACGCCCGACACCTTGCCGAAAGTGTGGGAGTTCATCCGGCAAAAGCTCGCCACCGGACGCCAGGCTTACGTGGTGTATCCCAGGGTGGAGGAAGGGGATTTGAAATCGGGCGCCAAAGCGGTGCGGGAAGAGTACGAAACGTTGGTGCGGGTGCTGGCACCGTGGAAGGTGGGGCTGCTATACGGGCGGCTGCGGCCCGAAGAGAAGGAAAAGGTGATGGCCGACTTCCGCGCCAACCAGGTGCAGGTGCTGTTGGCCACCAGCGTGATCGAAGTGGGGGTGGACGTGCCCAATGCCACGATGATGCTTGTCGAAAACGCCGAGCAATTCGGGCTGGCGCAATTGCATCAGTTGCGCGGGCGCATCGGACGCGGCGCGCACGATTCGTATTGTATCCTCGTGGCCTCCCGCGCGACGGATGCCGCCCTGGCCCGGCTGCGTGTGCTGGCGGATACCACCGATGGCTTCCGCATAGCCGAGGCTGATCTGGCGTTACGCGGCCCCGGCGAGCTGCTCGGACAGGAACAAAGCGGCGTGCCCACGTTTAAATTCGGCGATCTCCGACGGGATCTGCCGCTGATTGAACTTGCGCGCGAAACTGCGAAACGAATCCTCACCGCCTGA
- a CDS encoding PH domain-containing protein encodes MAGQIYWPFPVMDHTFAQVMNAVAVEFAEVYAGLAQAHGLVRDEGDCLCVEYQVQDGFVGAIKSRVKQVRIPLSELAHVRLHQSAFARWFRLGGNLIVQANGLDFFKDTPGASQGRLSLHVANRDMPEAQQLVSDLMQVGRLTSAPPRIAK; translated from the coding sequence ATGGCCGGACAAATTTACTGGCCATTTCCCGTAATGGACCATACCTTTGCCCAAGTAATGAATGCTGTAGCCGTCGAATTTGCAGAAGTATATGCCGGTCTGGCTCAAGCGCATGGTTTGGTCCGCGACGAGGGCGATTGCTTATGTGTGGAATACCAGGTTCAGGATGGCTTCGTGGGAGCGATCAAGAGCCGCGTCAAGCAAGTGCGCATTCCGTTGAGCGAGTTGGCTCACGTGCGCCTGCATCAATCGGCCTTTGCCCGCTGGTTCAGGCTGGGCGGTAACTTGATCGTCCAAGCCAATGGACTCGATTTTTTCAAAGATACTCCGGGCGCATCCCAAGGGCGTTTGAGTTTGCACGTCGCCAACCGAGACATGCCTGAAGCGCAACAGTTGGTGTCTGATCTAATGCAGGTTGGACGCCTCACCAGCGCTCCGCCGCGTATTGCCAAGTAA
- a CDS encoding response regulator gives MTQPQNNPLRVLIVEDCESSAQMILLLLQHAGYLPTSRRVETAAAMRKALQQELWDLIISDHKMPEFDAAGALQVYKESKLDIPFIIVSGMIGEAFAVSMMKNGAHDYILKPNLHRLVPSIQRELREAAIRRELKRANQTKRHLEFGAFLRAAHSIIGLTSREEIWNHLAQLIGQFFKVSWVASAEPGGASGIVITSCTQPEKDFPDKLLQNNNRQIIAGVLEYGELMSLEIQTPEPWHTAFLPAKVGPQVSAVLLVAHQNEADLTPELLDIYQTAANLAGTAFELIRHRHHLEELVQTRTSELTANNHRLQDEISERQQAEQALRESEKKFRIVADNTYDWEFWISPDNHFIYCSPSCARITGYPAQAFLDDPGLQTRIIFPEDQRLFIEYQAHTLQTRQHNELDFRIVRADDAVRQIRHSCQPVFDQDGVFLGIRGTNRDITERRLVTEALRQSEEKFRMLFDGAPDPILLVNDQNQFVDCNAAAIKFLGAATKAELLGCPPVTFSPERQPDGELSSAKAERFSQMVFAEGSHCYEWVHRRLDGVECTVEVSMSVISMGNQKLKLVHWRDITERKRMELELAQARDIAVQSARLKAEFLANMSHEIRTPMNGVIGMASLLLDTPLTDQQRHYLETLRQSGESLLTIINDILDFSKIEARKLVFEVLDFNLQEVVEQTLEVVAERAHAKKLELAGVVLPDVPTRLRGDPGRLRQILLNLTSNAVKFTKQGEIAVRVSKTDESDTKVVLRIEVRDTGVGIAPAAQNAIFQAFTQADGSTTRKYGGSGLGLAICKQLVEMMHGLIGVDSTPGRGSTFWFTAHLEKQPRQKEQPVKGTPDLTHVRLLIVDDNATNREILEHHANAWKMRHASATSGAEALHLLRGTLPDPFDLAILDMQMPEMDGLTLARLIKADPRIAHTRLVILSSIGQKMDAEALRASGIETYLSKPIKQSRLFDCLASVMGHSPVMAHRIIPTVTLPHVTRSLRILLAEDNLINQKVAVGQLKKLGYTAEVVANGLQVIETLGRMEYDVLLLDCQMPEMDGFEATRQIRHREKENPQKHLWIIAMTAHAMEGDREACLAAGMDDYVSKPVHLSELQKALERCIVAERASVTASSAGSHLTSNPGSHIPKS, from the coding sequence ATGACACAACCGCAAAACAACCCGTTACGCGTGCTTATCGTGGAAGATTGCGAATCCAGCGCGCAAATGATTCTACTACTGCTACAACATGCCGGTTACCTGCCAACTTCCCGGCGGGTCGAGACAGCCGCAGCGATGCGAAAGGCCCTGCAGCAGGAACTATGGGACTTGATTATTTCCGATCATAAGATGCCCGAATTTGACGCGGCGGGTGCGCTCCAAGTGTACAAGGAAAGCAAACTCGACATCCCGTTCATCATTGTCTCCGGCATGATAGGGGAAGCGTTCGCGGTGTCCATGATGAAAAACGGGGCGCATGATTACATCTTAAAGCCCAACCTGCATCGGCTGGTTCCCTCCATTCAGCGGGAGTTGCGGGAGGCGGCTATTCGCCGGGAATTGAAGCGGGCAAACCAAACCAAACGGCATCTCGAATTCGGCGCCTTCCTTAGGGCGGCCCATTCCATTATCGGCCTCACCTCCCGGGAGGAAATCTGGAATCACCTGGCTCAATTGATCGGCCAATTCTTCAAAGTGAGTTGGGTCGCTTCCGCTGAACCCGGTGGCGCTTCAGGCATCGTCATCACTTCCTGTACGCAACCGGAAAAGGATTTCCCGGACAAGTTGCTTCAGAACAACAACCGCCAGATCATTGCCGGGGTCCTGGAGTACGGTGAGTTGATGTCACTGGAGATTCAGACGCCTGAGCCTTGGCATACTGCGTTTCTGCCAGCCAAGGTGGGACCACAAGTGAGTGCAGTCCTGTTGGTAGCGCACCAAAACGAGGCCGATTTGACTCCGGAGTTACTCGATATTTACCAGACGGCAGCCAATCTTGCCGGCACGGCCTTTGAACTAATCCGGCATCGCCACCACCTGGAGGAGTTGGTCCAGACACGAACATCCGAGCTAACGGCCAACAACCACCGGCTCCAGGACGAAATATCCGAGCGTCAACAGGCGGAGCAAGCCTTGCGGGAAAGTGAAAAGAAGTTTCGCATCGTGGCCGACAACACGTATGACTGGGAGTTCTGGATCAGTCCAGATAATCACTTCATCTATTGTTCCCCCTCCTGTGCTCGCATCACCGGGTATCCGGCCCAGGCCTTTCTGGACGATCCAGGTTTGCAAACCCGCATCATTTTTCCGGAGGACCAACGGTTGTTTATAGAATATCAGGCGCACACGCTTCAAACCAGGCAGCACAACGAGTTGGATTTCCGGATCGTGAGAGCCGATGACGCCGTGCGGCAGATTCGCCATTCCTGCCAGCCGGTCTTTGATCAGGACGGGGTCTTTTTGGGAATCCGCGGCACCAATCGCGATATTACCGAGCGACGGCTGGTCACCGAGGCCCTGCGACAGAGCGAAGAGAAATTCCGGATGCTGTTCGACGGCGCGCCGGATCCCATTCTGCTGGTTAATGATCAAAACCAATTTGTGGACTGCAACGCGGCGGCCATAAAATTTCTAGGGGCCGCCACCAAGGCAGAGTTGCTGGGTTGTCCGCCCGTAACGTTCTCTCCCGAGCGCCAGCCCGATGGCGAACTGTCGAGTGCAAAGGCCGAGCGTTTTTCGCAGATGGTGTTCGCCGAAGGAAGCCACTGTTATGAATGGGTTCATCGGCGGTTGGACGGCGTGGAATGTACCGTGGAAGTTTCCATGAGCGTCATCTCGATGGGGAATCAAAAACTCAAATTGGTCCATTGGCGGGACATTACCGAACGCAAACGCATGGAACTGGAATTGGCCCAAGCGCGCGACATCGCTGTGCAATCCGCACGCCTCAAAGCAGAATTTCTGGCCAACATGAGTCATGAAATCCGCACTCCCATGAATGGGGTCATCGGCATGGCCAGCCTGCTGCTCGATACCCCGCTGACCGATCAGCAGCGGCATTATCTGGAAACCCTCCGGCAAAGTGGCGAGTCATTGCTTACCATTATCAACGACATTCTCGATTTTTCCAAAATCGAGGCCCGAAAACTCGTTTTTGAGGTGCTTGATTTTAACCTGCAGGAAGTCGTCGAGCAGACGCTGGAAGTCGTAGCGGAGCGTGCCCATGCAAAAAAGCTGGAGTTGGCAGGCGTGGTGCTGCCGGATGTGCCCACCCGCTTGCGCGGCGATCCAGGCCGACTGCGGCAAATCCTTTTGAATCTCACCAGTAATGCCGTCAAATTCACCAAACAAGGCGAAATCGCCGTTCGGGTGTCCAAGACCGATGAATCCGATACGAAAGTGGTCCTGCGGATCGAAGTCAGGGATACCGGGGTTGGCATCGCACCCGCCGCCCAAAATGCCATCTTCCAGGCGTTTACCCAAGCGGACGGTTCCACCACGCGCAAATATGGCGGCAGCGGTTTGGGGTTGGCTATTTGCAAACAATTGGTGGAAATGATGCATGGCCTGATTGGGGTGGACAGCACTCCGGGCCGGGGTTCCACCTTCTGGTTCACCGCGCATCTGGAAAAACAACCGAGGCAAAAGGAACAACCGGTAAAAGGTACTCCGGACCTGACGCATGTGCGGCTCCTGATTGTGGATGACAACGCCACGAACCGGGAAATCCTGGAACATCATGCCAATGCCTGGAAAATGCGTCACGCCAGCGCCACCAGCGGCGCCGAGGCGTTGCACCTGCTGCGGGGAACCCTCCCCGATCCATTTGACTTGGCCATTCTGGACATGCAAATGCCAGAGATGGACGGTCTCACACTGGCCCGACTCATCAAGGCGGATCCTCGAATCGCCCACACCCGACTGGTCATCCTCTCCTCCATTGGCCAGAAGATGGATGCTGAAGCATTGCGCGCGTCCGGCATTGAAACGTATCTGAGCAAGCCAATCAAACAATCCCGGCTGTTTGATTGCCTGGCTTCGGTGATGGGACACAGTCCAGTAATGGCCCACCGCATTATTCCAACCGTAACTCTCCCGCATGTCACACGGTCGCTGCGCATCCTGCTGGCCGAGGATAATTTGATCAACCAGAAGGTGGCGGTGGGGCAACTGAAAAAACTCGGTTATACTGCCGAGGTTGTGGCCAACGGTCTGCAGGTGATAGAAACCCTTGGCCGCATGGAATACGACGTCTTGCTCTTGGATTGCCAGATGCCCGAAATGGACGGGTTCGAGGCCAC